A section of the Nitrospiria bacterium genome encodes:
- a CDS encoding ABC transporter ATP-binding protein: protein MRLTGGGRTITILNGINLEVPEKQFLAVVGPSGSGKSTLLGLLAGLDHPTAGSIRIDGISLTDLGEDELARLRREKIGVVFQSFHLIPTLTAFENVKVPLELRGDPDADRQALRFLEEVGLSDRKDHYPVQLSGGEQQRVAIARAFIGRPALLMADEPTGNLDTANGQRIIELILRLHHDQGSTLILVTHDPTLAVHADRVITLRDGRIVDDMNRARS, encoded by the coding sequence ATGCGCCTCACCGGAGGCGGGCGGACGATCACCATTCTTAACGGAATCAACCTCGAGGTCCCCGAAAAACAATTTCTGGCGGTGGTGGGACCTTCCGGCAGCGGGAAGTCGACGCTGCTCGGATTATTGGCGGGGCTGGATCACCCGACCGCGGGTTCGATCCGGATCGACGGAATTTCCCTGACCGATCTGGGCGAGGACGAACTGGCCCGCCTGCGACGGGAGAAAATCGGGGTGGTCTTCCAGTCGTTCCATCTGATTCCCACCCTGACCGCCTTTGAAAACGTCAAGGTCCCTCTGGAACTTCGCGGCGATCCCGACGCCGACCGGCAGGCGCTCCGCTTCCTGGAAGAGGTCGGCCTGTCGGACCGGAAGGATCACTATCCGGTCCAGCTCTCGGGCGGCGAACAGCAACGGGTTGCGATCGCCCGGGCCTTTATCGGCCGTCCCGCGCTCCTGATGGCGGACGAACCGACCGGCAACCTGGATACGGCCAACGGACAGCGCATCATCGAGCTGATTCTCCGTCTTCATCACGATCAGGGAAGCACGCTGATCCTCGTCACGCACGACCCGACCCTGGCCGTCCATGCCGACCGCGTCATCACGTTGCGGGACGGCCGGATCGTCGACGACATGAACCGGGCCCGATCATGA